One genomic window of Corythoichthys intestinalis isolate RoL2023-P3 chromosome 18, ASM3026506v1, whole genome shotgun sequence includes the following:
- the LOC130906326 gene encoding ankyrin repeat domain-containing protein SOWAHB-like, whose translation MLSKESVVSVLQSDGGRVSKANLVARFQSALECHDHDERARNRELFKNLVNSVAYVKRGDDGVQYVLLKKAYLIGKQQDGQSGTLSSAEREEKDKKGQEGAPENFKDSRNSSGLEQEGYVEHDSPETVASASKHSGQEEEGQQKDSKSWTAKEEDDSSLVTLPLKTAEPSKSRSEEESTEHLSPFELALQRSKYSDMRIKQPLKVEGATKPYALPLRMPPTSKVEFKPKVDPDEPLKLDSVRSKVKTSKESNESRTPSAVPLEHSEHEWLVKCASGQWSQVYGLLLKDRHLASKRDFMSGFTALHWAAKCGNSDMLVKILDASQTPGTGVDVNARSNGGYTALHVAALHRQDYVAAMLVGEYGANVKVRDNCGKRAYHYLHRDTAQSVKEMLGAPKFEQSSNWPEGVEILPELSKKNSISRIFQPHLSAQRRKHKSRTAFLSLDEEPEDQRRDSAFRQRRTSDAFA comes from the exons atgttgagCAAAGAAAGCGTTGTGTCTGTACTTCAGTCCGATGGCGGCCGAGTGAGCAAAGCCAATCTTGTGGCTCGCTTTCAAAGCGCGCTGGAGTGTCACGACCACGACGAGAGGGCTCGCAACAGGGAACTCTTCAAAAACCTCGTCAACAGCGTCGCTTACGTCAAACGAGGCGATGACGGTGTCCAGTACGTACTGCTTAAGAAAGCGTACCTTATTGGAAAACAACAAGATGGACAGTCCGGGactttgagcagtgccgagagggAAGAGAAAGACAAGAAGGGTCAGGAAGGAGCACCTGAGAACTTTAAGGACTCAAGGAATTCTTCTGGACTGGAGCAGGAAG GTTATGTGGAGCACGATTCACCTGAAACCGTTGCGAGTGCATCGAAACATTCTGGACAGGAAGAGGAAGGTCAGCAGAAGGATTCCAAAAGTTGGACTGCAAAGGAAGAAGACGACAGCTCGCTGGTGACACTTCCACTCAAGACTGCGGAGCCCTCAAAGAGTCGATCCGAAGAGGAATCCACTGAACATCTATCTCCTTTCGAGCTAGCGTTGCAGAGGAGCAAATATTCTGATATGAGAATTAAGCAGCCATTGAAGGTAGAGGGGGCTACCAAACCGTACGCCTTGCCTCTGAGGATGCCCCCCACGAGCAAGGTGGAGTTCAAACCAAAAGTGGACCCGGACGAGCCCCTTAAACTCGATTCCGTCCGAAGCAAGGTGAAGACCTCTAAAGAGTCCAACGAGTCCAGAACCCCCTCGGCGGTTCCGCTTGAGCATTCGGAGCACGAGTGGTTGGTCAAGTGCGCCTCGGGCCAATGGAGCCAGGTCTACGGGCTCCTCCTGAAGGACCGTCATCTGGCCAGCAAGCGGGACTTCATGTCGGGCTTCACCGCCCTGCATTGGGCGGCCAAGTGCGGCAATAGCGACATGCTGGTGAAGATCCTGGACGCGTCGCAGACACCCGGCACGGGCGTGGACGTCAACGCCCGGAGCAACGGAGGCTACACGGCTTTGCACGTGGCCGCCCTGCACCGGCAGGACTACGTGGCAGCCATGCTAGTGGGTGAGTACGGTGCCAACGTGAAGGTCCGCGATAACTGTGGCAAGAGGGCGTACCATTACCTACACCGGGACACGGCGCAGAGCGTCAAGGAGATGCTGGGAGCGCCCAAATTTGAGCAATCTTCTAACTGGCCAGAAGGGGTCGAGATCTTGCCGGAACTGTCCAAAAAGAATTCCATAAGCCGCATCTTCCAGCCGCATCTGTCGGCGCAAAGGAGGAAGCACAAGTCGAGGACGGCCTTCTTGTCTCTGGATGAAGAGCCCGAGGATCAACGACGCGATTCAGCGTTCAGGCAACGACGCACTTCAGATGCTTTTGCGTAG